A single region of the Marinobacter bohaiensis genome encodes:
- the fliG gene encoding flagellar motor switch protein FliG — MTDENAQPNQAEQRKPQRKIPRVEQAAILLMSLGEADAAQILKHMGPKEVQRVGVAMAQMKDVSREDVKFVLDQFVDAVGAQTGLGVGNDDYIRAMLTQALGDDKASSLIDRILIGGNTTGLDTLKWMEPRAVADIIRYEHPQIQAIVVSYLDPDQAAEILATLDNKVRLDVMMRVASLESIQPQALQELNDILEKQFSGGSAAQTSRIGGVKRAADIMNFMDRSVEGGLMDSIKDMDPDLASTIEDLMFVFDNLKDIDDRGIQALLREVSSEVLVVALKGADDEVKDKIFKNMSKRASELLADDLEAKGPVRVSEVETAQKDIITIARRMAEAGEITLGGSGEEMM, encoded by the coding sequence ATGACTGACGAAAACGCACAGCCGAACCAGGCGGAACAGAGAAAGCCGCAGCGCAAGATCCCGCGGGTCGAGCAGGCTGCGATTCTGCTGATGTCCCTGGGCGAGGCGGACGCCGCCCAGATCCTCAAGCACATGGGCCCCAAAGAGGTCCAGCGTGTGGGCGTGGCCATGGCTCAGATGAAGGACGTGAGCCGCGAAGACGTCAAGTTCGTGCTCGATCAGTTTGTCGACGCCGTTGGCGCCCAGACCGGGCTCGGTGTCGGCAACGACGACTACATCCGCGCCATGCTCACCCAGGCGCTGGGGGACGACAAGGCCTCCAGCCTGATCGATCGTATCCTGATCGGTGGTAACACCACGGGCCTGGACACCCTCAAGTGGATGGAGCCCCGTGCGGTGGCGGATATCATCCGCTACGAACACCCCCAGATCCAGGCGATCGTCGTGTCCTACCTCGACCCGGATCAGGCCGCCGAGATTCTGGCGACCCTCGACAACAAGGTCCGCCTGGACGTGATGATGCGGGTGGCCTCGCTGGAAAGCATCCAGCCCCAGGCCCTGCAGGAGCTCAACGACATCCTCGAGAAACAGTTCTCGGGCGGTTCGGCGGCCCAGACCAGTCGTATCGGCGGGGTCAAGCGGGCGGCCGATATCATGAACTTCATGGATCGCAGTGTGGAAGGCGGCCTGATGGATTCCATCAAGGACATGGATCCGGATCTGGCCTCCACCATCGAGGACCTGATGTTCGTGTTCGACAACCTCAAGGACATCGACGACCGGGGCATTCAGGCGCTGCTGCGCGAAGTGTCGTCCGAAGTCCTGGTGGTCGCGCTCAAGGGCGCCGACGACGAGGTCAAGGACAAGATCTTCAAGAATATGTCCAAGCGCGCCTCCGAGCTGCTGGCGGACGACCTGGAGGCCAAGGGGCCGGTCCGTGTCAGCGAAGTCGAGACGGCGCAGAAGGACATCATCACCATTGCCCGGCGTATGGCCGAGGCCGGTGAGATCACCCTTGGCGGTTCCGGCGAAGAAATGATGTGA